The Pseudomonadota bacterium genome contains the following window.
CATAACGACTCCCGTACATGGCGGCAAAGTTTGTAAGCCGAGAACGAATAGAATCTAGTCCGGTTTGCTGCGCAAAGTACAAGACTCCACCCCGAAACGGTGGAAAACCGATCCCCATAACGGTGCCTAGATCAATCTGCTTTATTGCGGCCTCACGCTCGCTGCCAGCAACGCCCTCATTTAGGCACTTCATGGCCTCATTAACTAGGTGGTAGATCAGACGCTCGGTAATCTCTTGCTTAGATAGTGGCGTTTGCGGCTTGCTTGGCAGATTAAGGGCCGCTGCAAGACCGCCCCATACTGAGCTACTTTTCCCCTGATAATCACAGAAGCCCGCATTGGTCTTGCGTCCCTTGCGCCCAAGCGCTTGAAGCCTCTCTGCAAAGTCCGGTACCGCCATGCGTTCACCGTAGCCAGCGACCATAACCTTAGAGACGTGTGCGGCAACGTCTAGGCCAACCTCATCAAGTAGGCGAATTGGACCCATCGGCATACCGAAATCAAGCGCTGCGCCATCGATAGCCTCAATTGAATGCCCCTCCTGTAACAGAAAGACAGCCTCGTTTAGATACGGAATCAGGATTCGATTGATTAAAAATCCCGGAACGTCCCGCACTACTATCGGAAATTTACCCATCTCGGTTGCTATGGCCGCCACCTTTGCGATGGTCGTATCGTTTGTATGCTCCCCCCTGATAATCTCGACAAGGGGCATCTTTTCAACCGGATTAAAGAAGTGCATCCCCACAAAGCGCTCAGGGTGCGAAATGGCGCGCGCCATCTCAGAGACCGATAGTGAGGAGGTATTAGACGCCAGTATACAGTCGGATGGCACACGGTTAGCGATATCCTGAAAGATCTTCTTCTTAAGATTAATATCCTCAAAGACCGCTTCGATCACAACACTACTACGCTCAAAGGAGCTGCTTTGAAACTGCAGCCAGTCGATACGATTTGCGATCGCAGCCCGTTCAAATGAGGAGAGATAGCGCAGCTTTCCGAGCTCTTTAGTCAGGTGATCCTTGCCACGTTTTAGGGCGCTATCGCTGGTATCCTTAACGATCACCTGATGCGAGTTTCTTGCAAGGGCTCCGGCTATGCCGGCACCCATCGTGCCCGCTCCTATAACCATGAAATGTTGCCCTTCAATCTCTTTGCGAGCGCTCTTGCCGAGACCCTTTGCAGCTTCGGTCAGAAAAAATAGGTGCACGAGCGCTTTGCTTTGCTGTGTAGTGATTAGCTCACCCAACTCGCGCGCTTCAACCTGTAGGGCCTCGTGGCGATTTTGGGCTAGCCCAGCTACTGTTACGTTTAGCGCCCGTATCGGCGCGGGATAAAACCCCTTAGTTTGTTTTAGAAGCGCCGTGCGCGCTCTATTTCTTACAAGTGCGCGACCGAGAAGATTTGAGGAGAGAATCCGATCAATCAGCGCTAGTTTTCGTCGGCGGGGGGGATTCTTGCCGCGTGCAATCTCTTCGGCACGTGATAGGAGTGTGGCGGATGAAACGATCTCATCAACTAGGGAAGCTTTAAAGGCCTGGGAGGCTTTAAGGGTCTTTCCAGCGAGGATAATATCGAGCGCCTTC
Protein-coding sequences here:
- a CDS encoding 3-hydroxyacyl-CoA dehydrogenase NAD-binding domain-containing protein — translated: MTGTVSLTFSSDNAIALLSLGNTDERAITLTPARLQSFIAALNEVKDSKATGLVIFAPSLESFCVGADISLIQSITDPTHGAALAAEGQAAYDLLEDLRCTTVAAISGPCVGGGCEMVLACTYRIMTDAKSSVIGLPETKLGILPGFGGTYRLPRVVGLPKALDIILAGKTLKASQAFKASLVDEIVSSATLLSRAEEIARGKNPPRRRKLALIDRILSSNLLGRALVRNRARTALLKQTKGFYPAPIRALNVTVAGLAQNRHEALQVEARELGELITTQQSKALVHLFFLTEAAKGLGKSARKEIEGQHFMVIGAGTMGAGIAGALARNSHQVIVKDTSDSALKRGKDHLTKELGKLRYLSSFERAAIANRIDWLQFQSSSFERSSVVIEAVFEDINLKKKIFQDIANRVPSDCILASNTSSLSVSEMARAISHPERFVGMHFFNPVEKMPLVEIIRGEHTNDTTIAKVAAIATEMGKFPIVVRDVPGFLINRILIPYLNEAVFLLQEGHSIEAIDGAALDFGMPMGPIRLLDEVGLDVAAHVSKVMVAGYGERMAVPDFAERLQALGRKGRKTNAGFCDYQGKSSSVWGGLAAALNLPSKPQTPLSKQEITERLIYHLVNEAMKCLNEGVAGSEREAAIKQIDLGTVMGIGFPPFRGGVLYFAQQTGLDSIRSRLTNFAAMYGSRYEVF